One Fusarium falciforme chromosome 1, complete sequence genomic window carries:
- a CDS encoding Peptidase-M10 domain-containing protein yields the protein MELTIAAEVWNKAKVNVTFEWIHLATDATFLLSRAGKGGRTLAMSFFPKSADLNSRLSSRLGHFLGRLKHEFAIEGPPISDIEAEGQGAVPLGARDPKSVMKYAPEPPEMQESNIDSTKMSYALKPDENGNPPIVGFTKVVEYIQ from the exons ATGGAGCTCACCATCGCGGCCGAGGTGTGGAACAAAGCTAAAGTCAACGTCACCTTTGAGTGGATACACCTAGCTACAGATGCCACCTTTCTCCTCTCCCGTGCTGGCAAAGGCGGCCGTACCCTGGCTATGTCCTTCTTCCCCAAGTCGGCCGACCTGAACTCCAGGTTGTCTTCTCGG CTTGGTCACTTCCTGGGCCGCCTCAAGCACGAATTTGCCATTGAAGGCCCCCCAATCTCTGATATCGAGGCGGAGGGGCAGGGTGCAGTGCCGCTGGGCGCTCGAGACCCCAAGTCGGTCATGAAATACGCTCCTGAGCCGCCCGAGATGCAGGAATCCAACATTGACTCCACCAAGATGTCCTACGCTTTGAAGCCTGACGAGAACGGAAACCCACCCATAGTGGGATTTACTAAGGTCGTCGAGTACATCCAATAG
- a CDS encoding Saposin A-type domain-containing protein has protein sequence MFGLNPISALFAIVVFSAINIAGASSYDVVLPLLGADPCTWGPSFWCENEENMKRCGVTKEDCERYAEDLL, from the exons ATGTTTGGTCTCAACCCTATCTCTGCATTGTTTGCCATCGTGGTGTTCTCAGCAATCAACATTGCCGGGGCCTCGTCGTATGACGTTGTC CTGCCACTTCTTGGTGCTGACCCTTGTACTTGGGGA CCCTCATTTTGGTGTGAAAATGAGGAGAACATGAAGAGATGCGGCGTCACCAAGGAGGACTGTGAGAGATATGCCGAGGACCTTCTATAG